CCATTTCGAAGGATTCGATCGGCACAACATAGAGTTCCAGACCTACTTTGTCTTCATGCAAAGGAATATATACTCGTGAAAAAAGATCTTTGGTTTTATCGCCGGTGCTGAACTGATATCCTGCCAGTTGTTCCACCTGGATTTCATCGGATAATTTTGCATTCTGAATTTCCGGAACAGGCAATGCATTCGGGCCCATGAAAGCCGGAGAAATGGTCATGTATTGTTCCCAGCTGGTATGTCCGTCCCAGTGATGAATAGTATTCCACCAGCTGAAATCCTCACCGGTTTGAGCTGTTGCGCACACTGAGAACAAAAGCAAGAGAAAGGAATTACAGATTTTCCGCATGCAATGGAATCTTTTTTCAAATGTACAAAGCTCCGCGAGATATCATTTGCTATTTTCGTGACATAATGGAAAGAAAATGAACATACATTTTTTCAAAGAAGAAGTAAAATTCCGTTTTCTGCATCAGGACGGGCTCAGGAAATGGATCATCAAGGCGATTCGTTCGGAAGGATACAAACTGGAGAATTTAAACTTCATTTTTTGCAGCGATAAAAAGCTGTTGCAGATGAATAAGGATTATCTGAAACACAATTATTATACTGACATCATCACCTTCGACAATTCTTCAGAGAAGAAAACTGTGGAAGGGGATATTTTTATTAGTGTAGAAACGGTGTTGACGAATTCGAAAAGATTCAAAACTACTTTTCAGGATGAATTGCATCGGGTGATGATTCATGGTGTGCTTCATTTGCTGGGCTATTCCGACAAGAATCCTAAATCCCAGGCTGAGATGCGCAAGATGGAAGACAAGTGGCTTGATAAGCGGGGTTAGACATTTCTTGCCATCATTTCTCTCATCATTCATTTGTACGTGATGAGTCGTTTTGTGGAAAGAATTCATCCGAGATTTTTATTGCCACGAATGCACGAATGTTTTTTTTATTGCCACGAATGCACGAATGTTTTTTTATTGCGGATTACCCGGTAATTTAACCCCGGTCGAAGCGAGGGACGAGCGGAGAACGGGCGGGGCGGGATTAAATGGAACAAGAGTGTCGTTCCAAAATTTTTTTTCTAAAAAAGTTTAGAAGTGATTCCACAACACTGCTCCGACAAAAATCCAGAGCAACAGTTCCGCGAACCACAATCTCTTTTTTGCGGAAACAAAATAGTAGGCGTAAAAAATCGCGAAGGGGATCGCGAAGGACGCGAAATGGATCCATTCAATTTTGTGAATGAGCAGGACCGCCGCACCATTGATCAGTAAAAATAAAAATATGATTTGCTGGTAGGTTCGGGTGCGAATGATGTTTTTGTAATAATTGCTCCGGAGTTTCAGCAAAGACAAGAGGAGTAAACCTCCCATCACCATCAACAGGACTTCTTCCGCGAGGGAGAATTGCATACTCAGCTGTGGCCAGAGGTGTTTGAATTTTCCGATGTAAGATTTCCAGAATTCGATGAGTCCTTGTTCCCAGAAAAAATAAACGCTGATAAAAAAATAAGGCAAGCCAAACGCGATGAGCATCACCAGCCATTCTTTCCAACTGAAAGGTCGGAGCAAACTAACGGCGAGCAACAGTAACAAATACACCGGCAGGGCGGGTAAATAAATCAATGCGGCGATTGCCAGTAAAAATCCGCTGTCGAACAATGCACGTATCGGACTTTCATTTTTGAAAAGAGAAAATATCTTGTCGAACACGCGGAGAAAAATCAGGTTCACAAAATGCACCGGATGAATCTCGAGTAAAACCGAAGAAGCTGAGATTGCCAACACAAAACAAAGCGAAGGCAAATAGGAGTTTTTGTAAAGTACTTCGTGACGGTTCAGGAGCAGGTTCAAATAGATGGCTTCCAGGCTGATCAGTCCGGCCAACAGTATATACCTGAGGAAAGCGGGCAGACTTTCCATCAGTCCGGCTATGATTCCCCACAAAGGCATGGCAGTTTCATCGTTCAGCACGGTGATATTGAGCGCCTTTTGTCCCCATAAGATCAAGACGATGAAGGGGATAACAATCAGGGCTGCCGGCTGGGGCGATTTGAAAAAGCGAATCATTGACGCTAAAAGTATAGAATTTTAAGTGTTGAAAATCCGGATTTCCTTCTATATTTGCCCCAGAAATCAACACATCACATGGACGGATTCTGGTACTTCCTCGGCGACTTCTTTAACGGCATCTTCAAAATGGTGCCATTTATGGGACTTTGGTTCAACAAGTTCCTGATTGTCATTGGCTTCATCGCTTTTTTCGCATGGCTCAATTACATGCGTCAACACCAAGAAGTGGAGAAGTTCGACTAAAAATTTTCAGGCCTTGCCTGTAAAAATCCTGCCACTTTATTGGGGTGGGATTTTTTATTTGATAGTAGTTATTAGGTTATTAAGTTATTTGTGGTCCTTCTAATGAGTGTGGAATTATAAAAGCATAAAGTTTTATAAATAGAGGTTATTAATTTAGCGAGACATTAATTAGAACAGGCACAAATAACTTAATAACCTAATAACTCAATAACCTATAACTAAGATGTTGGTCACCAATTAAAACTCCGTCGGCATTAGAATACCCACACTACCTTAATCCGAAATCAAATCCATCCCAATATCTTTTCTGTTGTAGGCTCCGTCAAAAGAAATCTTCGAGATATTTTTATAGGATTTTTCTCTTGCTTCGGAAATGTTCGCGCCAAAGGAAGTAATTGCAAGTACTCTTCCTCCGGCGGAAGTGATGTCGTGATCTTTCTTCGCAGTACCTGCATGAAAAACCAGACTGTCCTGAACATTTTCAATTCCACGAATGATTTTTCCTTTTTGATAATCTCCGGGATAACCTCCGCTCACCATCATCACCGTGACTGCTGTACGTGGATCCACTTTCAATTCAACTTGGGAGAGTTTTCCTTTACCGGTAGCGAAAAGTAATTCCACCAGATCCGTTTGTATTCGTGGTATCACTACTTCCGTTTCCGGATCGCCCATGCGTACATTGTATTCAATTACGAAAGGCTCTCCTCCCACATTCATCAGTCCGATAAAAATAAATCCAACGTAATGGATTCCATCTTCGGCTAATCCTTTTACGGTTGGGAGGACAATGCGTTCCTCCACTTTTTTAAGAAACTGTTCATCCGCGAAGGGTACGGGTGACACTGCTCCCATTCCACCGGTATTCAATCCTGTATCACCATCGCCAATACGTTTATAGTCTTTCGCGGAAGGAAGGAGTTTGTAGGATTTTCCATCGGTCAGAACAAAAACAGAAAGTTCGATTCCTTTTAGAAATTCTTCGATAACCACCTTCTCGCTGGCTGCGCCAAACTTTGCTTGACCGAGCATTTCATCCAGTTCACGATCCGCATCTTCAAGAGTTGTTGGTATAACAACGCCTTTACCTGCAGCAAGTCCGTCCGCTTTCAAGACAAAAGGTGGAGAAAGTGTGCGAAGAAATTTTTTCGCCTGTGCTAATTCTTCTTTGGTAAATGTCTGATACGCTGCTGTCGGAATTCCATGGCGTTTCATAAACGCTTTCGCGAAATCTTTGCTTCCCTCCAATTCCGCTCCGGTCTGAACAGGACCGATGACAGGAATTTTGTGCAGGACAGGATCAGCCAGAAAAAAATCATGAATTCCTTTTACGAGCGGTTCTTCCGGACCAACCACAACCAGGTGAATATCCTCTTCCATCACGAGTTTACGGATGCCCTGGAAATCAGAAACACCAATGCCCACATTCACACCGCATTCCGCTGTTCCCGCATTTCCTGGAGCGATGAACAGATGATCACAATGTTTGCTTTGTTTCATTTGCCAGGCCAGCGCGTGTTCACGACCACCTGAACCGAGAAGAAGAATATTCATACCGGGAGAAATCGGAGAATCAGGAATGATTCAAATTGGTTTTCCGATGCCCAAAAATAGATATAAAATCATCAATGAAGAGGTCTGAATTTTCATTCTGATAAATAAAAAAACCTGCTTCATACGGAGCAGGTTTGAGGGCGTGGGGGCGCAACCGGGGGAATTCAAAAAATTGGGGGTAGGGGGTAAATTTCTATGTTAATGGATAAAGCGGAAACTCAGCGCAACCAGGACTACAATTCCAAATAAAGTCCATGCAAAACGACGGTTCTGCTTTTTCACTGTAGTTTGCAGTGATTTTACTTCGTTACGGATTGACAATACACCGTTCAGGTTGTTCATGACTTTGTCCAGATTATCAAAGGCCATATCATCTTTCAACACATAATCATAGGCGCCGATTTTTAACAAATCGACAACCTGTTTCACATCTTCCATTGAACTAAGCATCACGACAGCCTGCTCCGGATTTTTTTCTTTGATAATTTTCAGATAATCAAAACCGGTTTTCGCGGTATCATCGTCGACATTGAGATGAAAATCTAACAATACAACATCCGGGTTCTGATCAAATGCGAGCAAACAGTCTTCTCCATTATAAAACAATTTGATTTCACAATCGGGATACTGTGATAAATGATTTTCGATCATGGAAGCATACATACGATTGTCTTCCACTACAAATATTTTTTTACTTTTTTGCGTATTCATAAAGGTCATGCGTTCAAAATGTGTTTAATAAACTGATTCGACTTTTTGTACTGAGCGATATCACGTGAAGCGGTAGCGAGCTGTTTGCGAGAACGCAGAACATACACGATCGTGAGTATTTCAGCGAGAGCAACGGCGCAGCAAAAGATCAGCACAGCAGTCAGGGTGGTATTGAGTTCCTGTAAAAACCAGGAAAGTGCGGTAAAGAGCAGCGCGGTGGAATACATGGTAATGCAGATTCCAATCGCGTTGAAATTATTTTTCTGGAGCAAATGATGTAAATGTCTTCTGTCGGCACGGAAAGGAGAATGTCCTTTGCAAATGCGAATCGTGAAGACACGAATTGTATCAAATACAGGAAGGAACAGGAATCCTACAAGCAGACTGAATGGATTGACAATACCAAGTGGCTCAAGAACTGATGAAGGAATCGAAAGAAAACGAATTCCAAATATCGCGAGCAGGAAACCGAGCATCAGAGAACCGGTATCGCCCATAAAGATTTTGGCCGGGTTGAAATTGAATTTCAAAAACCCAAGCAGAGAAGCGGCTAGAATAAAACTTAGCGCGCAGAAAAATAATTCTCCGCTGAGATAAAACAGGATTCCGAAAGATATCGAGGCGAGACATGATAATCCGGCCGCGAGCCCATCAACACCATCGATCAGGTTGTAGGCATTGATCACAGCGGTGACAAATACAATCGTTACAAGGTATTGTGAAAGGAGAGGTAATTCGTGTAAACCAAAAAATCCATGTAAATCCGTGACACGGAAACCGCCGACTGCTGCCAGCACGACTACGATAAGCTGGAAGAAATATTTTTTTCCTGCGCTCAAGGCACGGATATCGTCCCACAAACCGGTGGCGAATAAAACAATCGTTGCAGGAAACAGGTATTTCACCTGGTCAAAACTTCCGGAACCGATCCAGAAGAATCCCACTGTCGCGAAGGACAGGAAGATGGCGATTCCTCCCATTGCGGGAATCGCTTCTTTGTGTTGTTTTCTCGCATCCGGCTGATCGAGCAGATTACGTTCCTTCGCTGCTGAAATCACAAAAGGAATCAGCAAACGTGTAATCACGTAGCTACTCAGGATGGAAAGTATGAGATAAGTAATTGTGTTCATGCCTGCGCGATTT
The sequence above is drawn from the Bacteroidota bacterium genome and encodes:
- the ybeY gene encoding rRNA maturation RNase YbeY; the protein is MNIHFFKEEVKFRFLHQDGLRKWIIKAIRSEGYKLENLNFIFCSDKKLLQMNKDYLKHNYYTDIITFDNSSEKKTVEGDIFISVETVLTNSKRFKTTFQDELHRVMIHGVLHLLGYSDKNPKSQAEMRKMEDKWLDKRG
- a CDS encoding undecaprenyl/decaprenyl-phosphate alpha-N-acetylglucosaminyl 1-phosphate transferase → MNTITYLILSILSSYVITRLLIPFVISAAKERNLLDQPDARKQHKEAIPAMGGIAIFLSFATVGFFWIGSGSFDQVKYLFPATIVLFATGLWDDIRALSAGKKYFFQLIVVVLAAVGGFRVTDLHGFFGLHELPLLSQYLVTIVFVTAVINAYNLIDGVDGLAAGLSCLASISFGILFYLSGELFFCALSFILAASLLGFLKFNFNPAKIFMGDTGSLMLGFLLAIFGIRFLSIPSSVLEPLGIVNPFSLLVGFLFLPVFDTIRVFTIRICKGHSPFRADRRHLHHLLQKNNFNAIGICITMYSTALLFTALSWFLQELNTTLTAVLIFCCAVALAEILTIVYVLRSRKQLATASRDIAQYKKSNQFIKHILNA
- the purD gene encoding phosphoribosylamine--glycine ligase, with the translated sequence MNILLLGSGGREHALAWQMKQSKHCDHLFIAPGNAGTAECGVNVGIGVSDFQGIRKLVMEEDIHLVVVGPEEPLVKGIHDFFLADPVLHKIPVIGPVQTGAELEGSKDFAKAFMKRHGIPTAAYQTFTKEELAQAKKFLRTLSPPFVLKADGLAAGKGVVIPTTLEDADRELDEMLGQAKFGAASEKVVIEEFLKGIELSVFVLTDGKSYKLLPSAKDYKRIGDGDTGLNTGGMGAVSPVPFADEQFLKKVEERIVLPTVKGLAEDGIHYVGFIFIGLMNVGGEPFVIEYNVRMGDPETEVVIPRIQTDLVELLFATGKGKLSQVELKVDPRTAVTVMMVSGGYPGDYQKGKIIRGIENVQDSLVFHAGTAKKDHDITSAGGRVLAITSFGANISEAREKSYKNISKISFDGAYNRKDIGMDLISD
- a CDS encoding response regulator; amino-acid sequence: MNTQKSKKIFVVEDNRMYASMIENHLSQYPDCEIKLFYNGEDCLLAFDQNPDVVLLDFHLNVDDDTAKTGFDYLKIIKEKNPEQAVVMLSSMEDVKQVVDLLKIGAYDYVLKDDMAFDNLDKVMNNLNGVLSIRNEVKSLQTTVKKQNRRFAWTLFGIVVLVALSFRFIH